Sequence from the Paenibacillus riograndensis SBR5 genome:
TCCTCCCCGGCTTGGGCGGAACCGCCTTCACTTGACACACGAAATGATATCCAATTTTCTTTGTTGCTGGTCCCCCATGCGGTCCGGCCGTTCTGTTCAAAACGGCTCATATTCTCCGGCATAAAAACGGCCAGCGGCAAGCTCTGGTCGGCAGAATATTTCGCCTGCAGCTCCGTGCCTGTAACCAGATATGACCGCCCGCTCCCATCATATTCAGGGACTTCACCCTGAATCAAAGCAACAGACTTTGCAGCAGGCAAAGGGGAGGATTCAGCAGTAGGTGAAGCTGCCGGGGCTGCAGTTGTTGGCGCAGCGGCAGAGACCGCTGCCGACTGTGCCGGACTGCTTTTTGCTCCCGGAACATTAGAATCTGTGACGTTGCTGCAGCCTGCACTAATGGCGGCCATTGCAGATAAACAACCAATCCAGACGATTTTTTGGATATGGAGCATGATCAATCACCTCTAAGTTCAGACGCTGGAAAACTCTACAAGTTGCACTTTTTTTCATACTGCTGTTATTTCTCCATAAAAAGCTCGATCATCATTCCGAGGCGTTCTCCTTCAATCTGCGCGTCCAGCCTGCCGCCATGCAGCCTGATGATCTCCGCAGCAATGGACAAGCCTAAGCCTGCACCTTCTCCAGTCCGCGACGAATCCCCTTTGTAGAACCGATCAAACAGCCTGTTCAGCTCCCCGTTCTCCATCGCTTGGGCTGGTGTGCTCCACATTTCCAGCCGCAGCAGACATTGACGGCGGTTCTCCGCCACCGGTTCCCGGAGGCGGATGGTAAGCTCCGTATCTGCACGGCTGTATTTGAAGGCGTTGGAGAGCAGATTTTCCAGCACCCGGACGAATAGGTCAGCGTCAATCTCCACATGCACCGACTGATCCGGCAGCAGCAGAACCGTCTCAATACGCCTGTCCCTGCTTTGGGGATGATACCCCTCCACAACCTGGCGCAGCAGCTCCTGCATGTTCACTCTGCTCTTGTTCAACACCGCGGGCTTCCATTTCAGCTGCGAAATTTCAAAAAACTCGTCAATCAGCTTCTTTAAGTAACCTGTCCGCTCCTCCAGAACCTCTATGTACCTCTCCTTTTCCGGCTCACTGTCATACGATTTTTCTTTGAGCAGACTGAGAAAGCCCATGATGGAAGTTAGCGGCGTGCGCAGATCATGGGAAATATTGAGCAGAAAATCCTTCTCCTTGCTCCGGCTTACTACAATTTGTTCCGCCATATCATTCAGCGCAGCAGCCATTGTAGAAAGCTCGTTGTTGTATTTTAGCGGAATGCGGGCCTCAAAGTCTGTTGCGTAAAGCGTATGCGTGCCCTGTTCGAGAGTACGCATATACCGGATTCTCCCCCGGACACCAAGATAAAAAAGCAGCAGAAACACAACAAGACCCAGCGCAGATACGGGATTCTCAGTATAAGTAATCGTGCTTGCAGCCACCAGATATAGCCCGTTCCCCAGCTTCCGGGTTTCCTGCAGCTTTGTGCCGGAGCTGTTGTTATAGCTGATGTTGATGCCTTCTTTGGGTGTAAAAAAAATGATATTGTAGACCTGCTCCTCCTCCGGATTGCCGATCACGAAACCACCAGCTTCCGGCGCAGGGGGATATTCTGTGGCAGAATGCAGCGCCTTGCCCCCCGGCAGTGACTCCCCGGAGCGGACAATGACAACATTTGAATTGGCTTGCAGCAGTTCCCCCTGCTCATTTACCACAGACACGACTACTTCCTCAGCCGCCCTAAAGCTTTTGCTGTAGCCGGGGGGAAACTTCTCCCGCAGCTCCTGCTCCAGCTGACGGGGAATAACGGCCTCGCCTGCCCTGGCATCCAGCCAGGCCGCCAGCGGGTTGCCAACCTTCTCCCGGTAGTTCATAATCCGTTCCGCATCGGTCTGCACCGGATAAAACAACGCCGAGCCTATCAGAAAATGAGCTGTCAATGAAACTGCAGCCAGCGTGGCGGCCAGCGACAGAATAAAAATCAGGACCAGCTCCCCGACCAGTCCTGTTTTAAACTTCCTTGTCCACTTTATAACCAACACCCCAGACCGTTCTGATGTACTTGGAATTTTTGACGGTATCACCCAGCTTTTCCCGCAGATTGCGGATATGGGTAAGCACGGTGTTGTCGCTCTCCAGATAGGTATCCTCCCAGACGAGCTCATAAATATCGCGTGAGGTAAACACCCGGCCCTTGTTCCTGGCCAGCAGCAGCAATATTCCATATTCTTTGGGCGTCATGTTGATTTCAACGCCATTTTTGGACACGGCATGTTCCTCCGGCAACAGCGTAATATCCTTAATCTGCAGCTCTCCCGGAGCTGCAGCCGGCTGTTCAGCGGCTGCCGGCCTGCGTTTTAGGATCGCCGAAATCCGTAAAGAAAGCTCCGTCAGATCAAAGGGCTTCGTCACATAATCATCGCAGCCGGCAATGAAGCCCCTGATTTTATCCTCCTGCTGATCCTTGGCTGTCAGGAAAATCACCGGAATCTCCGAGATTTCCCGAATCCGGCTGATCAGATCAAAACCATTCATGGCCGGCATCATAATATCCAGCAAAATGAGCTGAAATGCCTCCGCCCGAATGTAGTCCAGCGCCGTCACCCCATCATAGCAGGATGAAATGCTGTACCCTTCCCGTTCCAGAAATATGGATAAAAAGTCCACAATCGTCCGGTCGTCATCCACAATTAAAATCCGGGTGCACATCTCGGCCAGCCGCCTTTCGTCCCTGTCTCTCTAAATAAAGAGCAGCAGCTTCATCAGATACATGTAGAGGATCGCACTGGCTCCGGCCAGTACCAATCCCAGAATAACCGCTGCGTCATAGAGATGCAGTTTTTTGCTTCGTCCATATTTTACCGCAAATCCCGCCGAGCACGCTATGCCTGCTGCAATCCCCGCTGCAAAAATGTTGGCTGCAAGCAGCCAATGGCCCTGTACCGCACGGCTTTCAGAGAAAACGCCGAGCAGGGTGACTGCTGCCGTGCCAAGAATAAGCGGAGCGATAAGATAGGCAGGAAGCCTGTGCCGCAGACGCATTCGCTCGTCTCCCTTTTTTTTGCGTCTGCAAACGGCTACCACTCCGGCTATAAGGCCCAGCAATGCACCGGCCAGCGCTATTTTCCAAGCCAGTCCTCCGGCCCCTGCTTCCCAAGAATCCAGCTTAACAAACGCCTGGTAGGGTACTGTAGTGTCCAGCACAAGATATTTGCTGCCGCTCTCCCCTTCTTTAAGCACAAGATATTTATTGACCTTTGGATTGTAGAAAATCTGCTTGCCAATCTGTGTGTATTGCCCGTTCAGCTCCTCACCCGCGGATTTCAGGGTAACCTCCCCCTGCGCACTGACGGTCACTCCGGGTGTCATCATCCGGTACCGCAGCTTGGAAACCCCCGGGCCCAGACCTTCGCTGATCACCATGGCATATGTACCGGCGTAGGATTGAATGCTTGCAGCGGGTTCCGGTGCCTCCCCGGCCGATGCGGCCAGCGGTTGGTCCATACTTACTCCGAAGAAGGAGTAGAACTGTTCCTCAAAAGCATCCCGCAGGGTTCCGCCGTCTCCTTCGTATTGGGAGTTGCAGCCGATGAAAAACCCGATTCCTTTGGAGGGCATGATCGATACCAGGCTGGAAAAAGCCTCAGTATCTCCGGGATGAACCAGAATGGCGGGGTTTTTATAGTTTTGAAAAAAGCCGTAGGCATAACCGGGCATTAGGGGATGCGCGGAATATTGCAGCGAGTGCATCTGCTTGGCGGTATCTTGTTGTAAAATCGCGCTTTCTCCTTGCCCTCCACCCTGCAGATGGGCCAAAACAAACTTGCCCATATCGTCAGCGGTTGACCAGATGGAGCCGGCGGGGTAGGTCAGAACCTCCCCCTGCTTCATTTTGACAAACCCTTTATCGTAAGAATATCCCTGGGCCAATTGCCGGTGCAAACGCTCCGGTGTAAGATAGGTCAAGCTGTTGTCCATATGCAGAGGAGCAAAAATATGCTGGCGTATATACTCATCGTAAGACAGGCCGCTTGCTCTTTCCACAATATATCCGGCGAGTGTAAATCCTTCATTGCTATACTGCACCGCATCTCCCGGTGCCCTCACCAGCGGCGGCAGCAGCTTCTGCAGGGTCTGCTCAAGCGGAACCCGCTGCTCCGGCACTGTGTCCGACCAGGCCCCTTCGCGTTGTTCGGCATTGCCGAATCCTCCGGTATTTGTCAGCAAACGTTTCATGGTCAGCTGAGTTTTGTACGGGTTGGCCACTTGCAGCGAATCCGGCAAATAGCGGTTCACATCCGCATCCAGGTTCAGTTTTCCCTGCTCCGCCAGCTGCAAGGCAGCTGTAGCCGTAAAAACTTTGGACACCGAAGCGATGCTGAAGCGGGTCTTGTGCGGGTCTACCGGCACCTTGGCCTCCACATCCGCATATCCGTAGCCCTTCTCCAGCAGGATTGCACCATCTTTGACCACCGCCAAAGTTACGCCCGGCACATGGTACTTGTCCATCGCTGTCTTCATAAACTCATCGGTCAGCTGCTCTAACCGCTCACGTTCCCGCATAGCGGCTGCTTCTTCGTGCTTCTCCGGCGGGGTGTCCGCTGCGTGCGGCAGCGACTG
This genomic interval carries:
- a CDS encoding sensor histidine kinase; the encoded protein is MVIKWTRKFKTGLVGELVLIFILSLAATLAAVSLTAHFLIGSALFYPVQTDAERIMNYREKVGNPLAAWLDARAGEAVIPRQLEQELREKFPPGYSKSFRAAEEVVVSVVNEQGELLQANSNVVIVRSGESLPGGKALHSATEYPPAPEAGGFVIGNPEEEQVYNIIFFTPKEGINISYNNSSGTKLQETRKLGNGLYLVAASTITYTENPVSALGLVVFLLLFYLGVRGRIRYMRTLEQGTHTLYATDFEARIPLKYNNELSTMAAALNDMAEQIVVSRSKEKDFLLNISHDLRTPLTSIMGFLSLLKEKSYDSEPEKERYIEVLEERTGYLKKLIDEFFEISQLKWKPAVLNKSRVNMQELLRQVVEGYHPQSRDRRIETVLLLPDQSVHVEIDADLFVRVLENLLSNAFKYSRADTELTIRLREPVAENRRQCLLRLEMWSTPAQAMENGELNRLFDRFYKGDSSRTGEGAGLGLSIAAEIIRLHGGRLDAQIEGERLGMMIELFMEK
- a CDS encoding response regulator transcription factor, encoding MCTRILIVDDDRTIVDFLSIFLEREGYSISSCYDGVTALDYIRAEAFQLILLDIMMPAMNGFDLISRIREISEIPVIFLTAKDQQEDKIRGFIAGCDDYVTKPFDLTELSLRISAILKRRPAAAEQPAAAPGELQIKDITLLPEEHAVSKNGVEINMTPKEYGILLLLARNKGRVFTSRDIYELVWEDTYLESDNTVLTHIRNLREKLGDTVKNSKYIRTVWGVGYKVDKEV
- a CDS encoding serine hydrolase domain-containing protein codes for the protein MRMRQWMKMGLAVAIVAQAAVMQPEPAQAQAVKVQPEQTVVQAAKLLSKGGQSLPHAADTPPEKHEEAAAMRERERLEQLTDEFMKTAMDKYHVPGVTLAVVKDGAILLEKGYGYADVEAKVPVDPHKTRFSIASVSKVFTATAALQLAEQGKLNLDADVNRYLPDSLQVANPYKTQLTMKRLLTNTGGFGNAEQREGAWSDTVPEQRVPLEQTLQKLLPPLVRAPGDAVQYSNEGFTLAGYIVERASGLSYDEYIRQHIFAPLHMDNSLTYLTPERLHRQLAQGYSYDKGFVKMKQGEVLTYPAGSIWSTADDMGKFVLAHLQGGGQGESAILQQDTAKQMHSLQYSAHPLMPGYAYGFFQNYKNPAILVHPGDTEAFSSLVSIMPSKGIGFFIGCNSQYEGDGGTLRDAFEEQFYSFFGVSMDQPLAASAGEAPEPAASIQSYAGTYAMVISEGLGPGVSKLRYRMMTPGVTVSAQGEVTLKSAGEELNGQYTQIGKQIFYNPKVNKYLVLKEGESGSKYLVLDTTVPYQAFVKLDSWEAGAGGLAWKIALAGALLGLIAGVVAVCRRKKKGDERMRLRHRLPAYLIAPLILGTAAVTLLGVFSESRAVQGHWLLAANIFAAGIAAGIACSAGFAVKYGRSKKLHLYDAAVILGLVLAGASAILYMYLMKLLLFI